The genomic stretch TACGAGTTGTTGCCTTCCGACGTCGAGGCATTGGCTTTCGGCGTCTACCAATCGGCCCGCATTTTTCTGGCGGCGGGCGCTAAGTGGGTGCGCACTGGCCATCCCGAGCTGAAGAGGGTCAGCTCTGAAAGTGATGCCAAGAAGATACTAGAGCTTCGGTGGGAGCCGAAGTTTTTCATCCCCACTGCTTTTCATCCTGTGGGGACGGCTCGAATCGGAGTAAGCCCCGAGGTGTCCGTCGCTGATCCGTACGGGCGGGTGTGGGGATACCAGAACCTCTCTGTCGCAGATGCTTCGGTTCTACCCAGCTGTCCTCAGGTCAACCCACAGCTAACGATCATGGCTGTGTGTGCCAAGATTGCGCGAGCTGTCGTTAGTTAGCGGTGGCCAAGCTCACTTCTGCTATGGGGCCGCATTCCTTCTTGTGCGTCTTGCTGCTCGTCGGCGTGGGCAAGGCGTTCGATCCGGATGTTTCCCGTAGTGAGCAGCTCTGCTCTGGAGACGAAGCGGTGGGGACGCCGCTCATCCCAAATCCATGCATCCCAAAGGACGACTGTAGGTGGTGAAGACCCTCGGACTTCTACACGGTTAGCCAGATATACCTCTTCGTCGACTTGAACGAAGTATGTAAAGAAGTCGAATACATCGTTGAACTCTTCTTGAAGACTCTGGATTTCATCGGCTCTGTCTTCCACACGGCCTCCCGGGGAAACTATCCCAGGAAAGCCCCTCGACTCCCGCCCGCCGGACTTTTGTCCCCGGCTTTATTGCCGGCGCTGTGACTACATATACTCGCATACATCTTGGCTGGGGTGTGTGATATCGCCCTTTTTTCTGGAATCTGGTTTTGGCGGCCCGGCCACAATCTTGGCAAAGTCAAGGGCTATCGGCGTGCGCGCGCCGGCGTGTCGCTAGTCAGAACCTGAC from Acidimicrobiia bacterium encodes the following:
- a CDS encoding DUF2469 domain-containing protein; translated protein: MEDRADEIQSLQEEFNDVFDFFTYFVQVDEEVYLANRVEVRGSSPPTVVLWDAWIWDERRPHRFVSRAELLTTGNIRIERLAHADEQQDAQEGMRPHSRSELGHR